In Blastopirellula sediminis, the following proteins share a genomic window:
- a CDS encoding sulfatase-like hydrolase/transferase, with product MTRSLDIRLPLCVLMTMGFFLPATRADEAKAIRPPNVLLLVADDLGYAELGCVGNTQVRTPHIDQFAAKSLLCRQAYVAAPNCSPSRAGFLSGRFPTRFGYEFNPIGARNDDLGTGIPLQQKTLAEYLHDEGYTTGLVGKWHLGGAADFHPQRHGFDEFYGFLHEGHYFVPSPWQGTTTWLRRRGLPSGAGERYAINGQLIYSSHMGHDEPAYDANNPILRGGQPVQELDYLTDAITRESVSFIERYQRNPWFLYVSYNAVHSPLQAKNETLEQFADVEDIHRRIFLSMLADLDKSIGAILQTVKDTNQMDNTLILFFSDNGGPTRETTASNLPLRAGKGSMYEGGIRIPMILHWPGHTKAGSTTDNVVSSLDLYATMAELVGRPTPYPLDGVSWTQSLSAAPPERTLYWRQGKRAALRQGNWKIVTDRGYGSETDWELYDLGSDASEETDLSASPELGKRKEDLLRVWRSLNQEMAEPLF from the coding sequence ATGACTCGCTCGCTTGATATCCGCTTGCCGCTTTGCGTTCTCATGACGATGGGATTCTTTCTGCCGGCGACACGCGCGGACGAAGCGAAAGCTATTCGGCCGCCTAACGTCTTGCTGCTGGTCGCTGATGATCTCGGCTACGCGGAACTCGGTTGCGTTGGCAATACGCAGGTGCGCACGCCGCACATCGATCAGTTTGCCGCCAAGTCGCTTTTGTGTCGGCAAGCGTACGTCGCGGCGCCCAATTGCAGTCCCAGTCGCGCCGGCTTTCTATCGGGACGATTTCCGACGCGATTCGGTTACGAGTTCAATCCGATCGGCGCTCGCAATGATGATCTCGGCACCGGGATTCCCTTGCAACAAAAGACGTTGGCCGAGTATCTGCATGACGAAGGCTACACGACCGGTCTGGTCGGCAAGTGGCACTTAGGAGGCGCCGCCGACTTTCATCCGCAGCGTCATGGCTTCGACGAGTTCTATGGCTTTCTGCATGAGGGACATTACTTCGTTCCCTCTCCCTGGCAAGGGACGACCACTTGGCTCCGTCGACGTGGACTCCCCAGCGGCGCCGGCGAACGTTACGCAATCAATGGCCAGCTCATCTATTCGTCGCACATGGGGCATGACGAACCGGCCTATGACGCCAACAATCCCATTTTGCGCGGCGGTCAGCCGGTTCAGGAACTCGACTATTTGACCGACGCGATCACGCGAGAATCGGTGTCGTTTATAGAGCGTTATCAACGGAATCCGTGGTTCCTGTACGTCTCCTACAACGCGGTTCACAGTCCGCTCCAAGCGAAGAATGAGACGCTGGAGCAGTTCGCTGACGTGGAAGACATCCACCGCCGGATCTTTCTGTCGATGCTGGCCGATCTGGACAAAAGCATCGGCGCGATTCTGCAGACCGTGAAAGACACTAACCAGATGGACAACACGTTGATCCTCTTTTTCAGCGACAACGGCGGACCGACGCGCGAGACGACCGCCAGCAATTTGCCGCTGCGAGCGGGGAAAGGTTCGATGTACGAAGGGGGAATTCGGATTCCGATGATCCTGCATTGGCCTGGACATACGAAGGCAGGCTCGACGACCGACAACGTCGTCAGCTCGCTCGATCTCTACGCGACCATGGCGGAGCTAGTCGGTCGCCCGACGCCGTATCCGCTCGACGGCGTGTCGTGGACGCAAAGTTTGTCGGCCGCTCCACCAGAGCGGACGCTCTATTGGCGTCAAGGAAAGCGAGCTGCATTACGACAAGGAAACTGGAAGATCGTGACCGATCGGGGCTACGGTTCTGAGACCGACTGGGAACTGTATGACCTGGGGAGCGACGCCAGCGAAGAAACCGATCTGTCGGCGTCGCCGGAGCTGGGGAAGCGGAAAGAGGACCTCCTCCGCGTCTGGCGAAGTCTCAATCAGGAGATGGCGGAGCCTTTGTTCTAA
- a CDS encoding tetratricopeptide repeat protein, translated as MQVVLRLVLAGTLLALTGCAAFSRHSAEHQKVVNGRLLTQQGVDALQRGDVERAESLLSKAKKSCPVDVHTRSQYAEALHRKGDIDGAIVEMKEAIRISGDDANLMVRLGRIYYLAGRLPEASEQADQSIAKYPRNADAWLLAGDLAERRGDWKGAEACYLRCASFAEDLPPVHIRLARTQRHLSQPDRSLASLTRAERAYPQGEAPLELLVEQGYTCQAAGRYESACDYFVAAMEKGAPTPELMSRLAQCELAAGRIARAEWALRQTLSMDPQNARGREIAAEIPLARQRMEETLRR; from the coding sequence ATGCAGGTCGTGCTGCGCCTGGTTCTGGCGGGAACTCTGCTAGCACTGACCGGCTGTGCCGCCTTTTCGCGGCATAGCGCCGAGCATCAAAAGGTGGTCAACGGGCGATTGCTGACGCAGCAAGGAGTTGACGCCCTGCAGCGCGGCGACGTCGAACGGGCCGAATCGCTGTTGTCCAAAGCGAAGAAGTCGTGCCCGGTCGACGTGCATACTCGATCGCAATACGCCGAAGCGCTCCATCGCAAGGGAGACATCGACGGCGCGATTGTCGAAATGAAAGAGGCGATTCGCATCTCGGGGGACGACGCCAACCTGATGGTTCGTCTGGGACGCATCTACTATCTTGCCGGTCGTTTGCCGGAAGCCAGCGAGCAGGCGGACCAGTCGATCGCCAAGTATCCGCGCAATGCCGACGCCTGGCTGTTGGCCGGCGATCTGGCTGAGCGGCGCGGCGATTGGAAAGGCGCCGAAGCGTGTTACCTGCGTTGCGCTTCGTTTGCCGAAGACTTGCCGCCGGTTCACATTCGGCTGGCTCGGACGCAGCGTCATCTCTCTCAGCCGGACCGTTCGCTAGCGAGTCTGACTCGCGCCGAACGCGCCTATCCGCAGGGAGAAGCGCCGCTCGAGCTATTGGTCGAACAAGGGTATACCTGCCAAGCGGCGGGACGCTACGAATCGGCTTGCGACTACTTCGTCGCCGCGATGGAAAAGGGGGCGCCGACGCCGGAGCTGATGTCTCGTTTGGCGCAATGCGAGCTGGCGGCGGGACGGATCGCGCGGGCCGAATGGGCTTTGCGGCAAACTTTATCGATGGATCCGCAAAACGCGCGAGGACGAGAGATCGCCGCAGAAATCCCCCTTGCTCGGCAGCGAATGGAGGAGACGCTGCGGCGATAG